The following nucleotide sequence is from Drosophila simulans strain w501 chromosome 3L, Prin_Dsim_3.1, whole genome shotgun sequence.
GTCGGCATGCGATTCTTCCGCTCCCAGGAAAATCAGCATCAAGACAGCGGACAAGGCAATTAGGAACTTGATTTGCATCATTTCGGTAGGAGTTGACTTAGTTGATTTAGTAATTGACGAAATGCAACCCTCAAGAAATTGATCGCTCTCAGCTCAGAATAAGCGCTTAAATACCTCCCGATCTGTAAGTTTTGCACTCAGTAACGACGCTGTGGTGAAATTTATCTCGTGgagataaaaatatttacccagACTTTTCGGCTGCCTTTACAATTTCAACACGTGCCGAATATAACAATGCATTGATCTGAACAATATATATTGGTTCTTgacttgattttattttcaataaatgtgAATAATTAGGAAATTGGATTTTGGGATTGATACAAATTCATGCTGAGTTCATAGAAGTGATCCAGTTTCGGGGAAGTTTAGCATCCTTCGCACCAGCATTGCAGCCTGGCACTGCAGTGACCACTCACTCGTCCTCGTCCCTCCTCCCGGCAAACCCGCCTGCAGGTCTCGTTGTCCCAGACGGCACAGGGACCTCTGTACCTTCCGGACAGGCAGTCGGCATCGGCTTCCTTGGCGCCCAGGACGACCAGCAACAGAAGAGCGAGGAAGGTGAAGAGGAACTTGATCTGCATCATTTTCAGTAGTTTTCGGGGTGCTCGTTTTCTTTGATGTACTAATCAATTGAGATTCGGATCGAATTTGTTTTCAAGTGCTTTTCGACGAGCTTATATAGGGCTGGACTAGTCGATGTCGCTGCCAGCGTCgttcgattttatttattgatacTACATTTTGTCTGGATTAATATACAATACACACAATATAATTGTAAGAACGTCTCTCAATCTAGATCGCATGAATGGTtcaaggaaaagcaaaaagtaAATGCACTAAATATCACAACCCAAACAACAGGATAGAGATATTCGCTGCTTCGCGCTTATTGCTTAAAGCACTTATATTTTcgaataaaattttataaagtttaaATTCCAACGGAGGGCGCCAAATTCGATATAAACATCGATAACTTCACGTAGAAGTGTGACCATGTTATCGCGAACCTCGAATACCATGacttaattttcaaattttactGAGAACCGGATCGGCTATTTTGAATAGTCAGTTTTTCTCTGATCGGCGATTTGACAAGACGTGCGCGCGGACTGAATATTGGATCCCAAAACCGCtaactgaaaaataaataaagccgtgcaaaaaaaataaaaagtaaagaaaCAACAAGCGGGCCAATAAGTAAAACGTAATCAGCGTTTCAATTCTCTCTTTTATTtgcgctctcgctctcttaAGCTGCTCACATTgcacattgttgttgttctgctcGTTGTAGTTTTTGTGCTAATTAGAAAattccattgttgttgctgttgcgccGGTGTTTAAAACGCGTCTATTTCTAATTACTGCCCCAAAACAGAAATGAAAACACCGAAACAATAGAAAAAACCCACTAATCTGGTTTTTGCGTGTGAAAGCAACTGGTGTGCATTGGAATTTGTTATTAAGGTCgaaaagcagcaacaagtgaCAAAAATTctttggcataaattaaaacagaATCCCCAAAAAGCGCTGAAAAACGTTAAGATTTCTTCGGTTTTAACactttttcggcttgtttttgtaaccaaaaccaaagaaCGCCGCTTATGgtcgaacaacaaaaacaactttCCGGTTTTTCTCCCACTTCTGCTCCCCATCCTCCTCCattccttctcctcctcctgttcgcgttctcttgttttttataaCCATCTTCGTCTGCATCTTTCGATTTTCactctgtgcgtgtgtgtctgtttgtgtgcgtgaATAAGAAAAGTGGGAAGAGTGGCGAAAGGAGGAGAAAGATCGTAGTGAAAACAGTCGgcgaaaaaacaaat
It contains:
- the LOC27206256 gene encoding drosomycin — its product is MMQIKFLFTFLALLLLVVLGAKEADADCLSGRYRGPCAVWDNETCRRVCREEGRGRVSGHCSARLQCWCEGC